A part of Cannabis sativa cultivar Pink pepper isolate KNU-18-1 chromosome 6, ASM2916894v1, whole genome shotgun sequence genomic DNA contains:
- the LOC133038778 gene encoding triphosphate tunnel metalloenzyme 3 isoform X1, producing MEVEVKLRLPDAAAHRRVTDLLTPFLVTTHRQENCFFDGAAAELSSCRAVLRIRFSDKDPRCMVSLKAKAVLVDGISRVEEDEEELDEPLGRACVAEVGKLGRVESRILKRVREEFGVLEFVGLGGFENVRDVYEWKGLKLEVDETKYGFGTCYEIECESVDPEGAKKVLEEFLKENGIEYSYSEASKFAIFRSGKLPSLP from the coding sequence ATGGAGGTTGAGGTCAAGCTTCGACTTCCAGACGCCGCCGCTCACCGCCGAGTCACCGACCTCCTCACTCCGTTCCTCGTCACCACTCACCGTCAGGAGAATTGCTTCTTCGACGGGGCAGCCGCCGAGCTCTCGTCTTGCCGAGCTGTTCTTCGGATTCGTTTCTCTGATAAGGATCCTCGATGCATGGTCTCGCTAAAAGCCAAAGCGGTTCTGGTGGATGGGATCAGTCGTGttgaggaggacgaggaggaatTGGATGAACCCTTGGGCCGGGCCTGCGTTGCCGAGGTGGGGAAGCTTGGGCGCGTCGAGTCTAGGATCTTGAAGAGGGTGAGGGAGGAGTTTGGGGTTTTGGAGTTTGTGGGGTTGGGGGGTTTTGAAAATGTGAGGGATGTGTATGAGTGGAAAGGGTTGAAGTTGGAGGTGGATGAGACTAAGTATGGGTTTGGGACTTGTTATGAGATCGAGTGTGAGAGTGTTGATCCTGAAGGGGCGAAGAAGGTTCTCGAGGAGTTCTTGAAGGAGAATGGGATTGAGTATTCCTACTCAGAGGCTTCCAAATTTGCAATTTTTCGATCGGGGAAACTACCTAGCTTACCATA
- the LOC133039159 gene encoding uncharacterized mitochondrial protein AtMg00310-like has product MACLRIPIATCRSLESTMANFWWGINDNNRPKTHWQSWKKLCRPKKDGGLGFRSLVHFNQAMLAKQAWRILKQSNSTVSRILSARYYPQSSFLSSSTGHSPSFVWRSICWGKELLRKGLISEIGNGQNTCTTTDH; this is encoded by the coding sequence ATGGCTTGTTTACGCATTCCGATCGCCACTTGCCGCTCCCTTGAATCAACCATGGCAAATTTCTGGTGGGGAATTAATGACAACAATCGCCCCAAAACCCACTGGCAAAGCTGGAAAAAGCTCTGTCGTCCCAAGAAGGATGGCGGGCTTGGTTTTCGTTCCTTGGTCCACTTCAATCAGGCTATGCTTGCTAAGCAAGCCTGGCGCATCTTAAAGCAATCAAACTCTACTGTGTCTAGAATTTTATCTGCCCGATACTACCCTCAGTCCTCCTTCCTTAGTAGCTCCACGGGGCATTCTCCGTCTTTCGTTTGGCGTAGCATTTGCTGGGGAAAAGAGTTGCTCCGCAAAGGCCTTATCTCCGAAATTGGCAATGGACAGAACACTTGCACCACTACAGATCATTGA